A region from the Mesorhizobium sp. J8 genome encodes:
- a CDS encoding YdcH family protein gives MSLASHLDELQRKHGDIERELIDAMNHPSVDDLEIATLKRRKLAIKDEIEKLKAKPTAH, from the coding sequence ATGTCTCTTGCATCCCATCTTGATGAGCTGCAGCGAAAGCATGGCGATATCGAGCGCGAACTTATCGACGCGATGAACCATCCCTCGGTAGACGACCTCGAGATCGCCACTCTCAAGCGGCGCAAGTTGGCAATCAAGGACGAGATTGAAAAGCTGAAGGCGAAACCGACCGCACACTGA
- a CDS encoding YdcH family protein codes for MSEQEQAEIRLEYSRLKQEHADFDAAINAMIATGCDPLQIQRMKKKKLMLKDRLSALEDRIIPDIIA; via the coding sequence ATGTCCGAACAGGAACAGGCTGAAATACGCCTTGAATATTCCCGGCTCAAACAGGAACACGCCGATTTCGACGCCGCCATCAACGCGATGATCGCCACAGGCTGTGACCCGCTTCAAATCCAGCGCATGAAGAAGAAGAAGCTGATGCTGAAAGACCGGCTGTCGGCGCTGGAAGACCGCATCATCCCCGACATCATCGCGTAA
- the purE gene encoding 5-(carboxyamino)imidazole ribonucleotide mutase → MTDQRADVAIIMGSQSDWATMRQAAETLEALGIPHKRLIVSAHRTPDRLYEFAKGAKAAGFKVIIAGAGGAAHLPGMTAAMTPLPVFGVPVESKALSGQDSLLSIVQMPAGIPVGTLAIGKAGAANAALLAAAVLALSDDKLAARLDAWRAAQTAKVAAEPTDAP, encoded by the coding sequence TTGACCGATCAGCGTGCCGACGTCGCCATCATCATGGGCAGCCAGTCCGACTGGGCGACGATGCGTCAGGCCGCGGAAACGCTGGAGGCGTTGGGCATCCCGCACAAGAGGCTGATCGTCTCGGCGCACCGCACCCCCGACCGCCTCTATGAGTTCGCCAAGGGCGCCAAGGCCGCCGGCTTCAAGGTGATCATCGCCGGCGCCGGCGGCGCGGCGCATCTGCCCGGCATGACGGCGGCGATGACGCCGCTGCCCGTCTTCGGCGTCCCGGTCGAATCCAAGGCGCTGTCGGGCCAGGATTCGCTGCTGTCCATCGTGCAGATGCCGGCCGGCATCCCGGTCGGCACGCTGGCCATCGGCAAGGCAGGCGCCGCCAATGCCGCCCTTCTCGCCGCCGCCGTGCTGGCGCTCAGCGATGACAAGCTCGCCGCCCGGCTCGACGCCTGGCGCGCGGCGCAAACCGCCAAGGTTGCCGCCGAGCCGACGGACGCCCCGTGA
- a CDS encoding 5-(carboxyamino)imidazole ribonucleotide synthase, with translation MSLAPGSTIGIIGGGQLGRMLAMAAARLGYGTIVLEPQADCPAAQVANRQIVAAYDDPAALADLAAACAVVTYEFENVPVVAAETLAARVPVYPPARALDVAQDRVTEKSFLNGIGIPTAEFCPVDNDDQLTEALKKFGGRGVLKTRRMGYDGKGQRVFRNMETGGFAGVCEAMGNVPLILESLVAFEREISVIAARGLGGAVAVYDPAENVHREGILRTSTLPAGIGGQTASAAKEGAAKILAALDYVGVIGVEFFVLADGSLLANELAPRVHNSGHWTEAACVVSQFEQHIRAVAGLPLGSPFRHFDCVMENLIGDDMLKVATLLNEPDLMLHLYGKAESRPGRKMGHFTRLIRPR, from the coding sequence GTGAGCCTGGCGCCCGGATCGACCATCGGCATCATTGGCGGCGGCCAGCTTGGCCGCATGCTGGCCATGGCTGCCGCGCGCCTCGGTTACGGCACCATCGTGCTGGAGCCGCAGGCCGACTGCCCGGCCGCGCAAGTCGCCAACCGCCAGATCGTCGCCGCCTATGACGATCCGGCGGCACTTGCCGATCTGGCGGCTGCCTGCGCCGTCGTCACATACGAATTCGAGAATGTCCCGGTCGTCGCTGCCGAAACGTTGGCGGCGAGGGTTCCGGTCTATCCGCCGGCCCGCGCGCTCGACGTGGCGCAAGATCGCGTCACCGAGAAAAGTTTTTTGAACGGCATCGGCATTCCCACCGCCGAATTCTGCCCGGTCGACAACGACGACCAGCTGACCGAAGCGTTGAAGAAGTTCGGCGGCCGCGGCGTGCTGAAAACGCGCCGCATGGGCTATGACGGCAAGGGCCAGCGTGTCTTCCGCAACATGGAAACGGGCGGCTTTGCCGGCGTTTGCGAGGCGATGGGCAATGTGCCGCTTATCCTGGAATCGCTGGTCGCCTTCGAGCGCGAGATTTCGGTGATCGCCGCGCGTGGGCTGGGCGGCGCGGTCGCGGTTTACGATCCGGCCGAGAATGTTCACCGCGAAGGGATATTGCGGACCTCGACCCTGCCTGCCGGCATCGGTGGGCAAACGGCTTCAGCGGCCAAGGAGGGGGCGGCCAAAATCCTCGCCGCGCTCGATTATGTCGGCGTCATCGGCGTCGAGTTCTTCGTTCTCGCCGACGGCTCGCTGCTCGCCAACGAGCTCGCGCCGCGCGTGCACAATTCCGGCCACTGGACGGAAGCCGCTTGCGTCGTCTCGCAATTCGAGCAGCATATCCGCGCCGTCGCCGGGCTGCCGCTGGGCTCGCCTTTCCGCCATTTCGACTGCGTGATGGAAAACCTGATCGGCGACGACATGCTGAAGGTGGCGACGCTGCTTAACGAACCCGACCTGATGCTGCACCTTTATGGCAAGGCCGAGTCGCGCCCCGGCCGCAAGATGGGCCATTTCACGCGCCTCATCAGGCCCCGATAG
- a CDS encoding lysozyme inhibitor LprI family protein, whose protein sequence is MRRLLLPACLVLVATAPAAWAEDCDRNDDSQSMLNICADADYQAADAKLNAAYKNIISSNDQASNKLLQAAQRAWIAFRDAECAYSTADSEGGSIHPMEVSQCLTKLTDERIKQLTSGANCKLSDPSCAGSDAGDDQDIQ, encoded by the coding sequence ATGCGCCGCCTGCTTTTGCCTGCCTGTCTGGTCTTGGTTGCGACCGCCCCGGCCGCCTGGGCGGAAGATTGCGACCGCAACGACGACAGCCAGTCGATGCTGAACATCTGCGCCGATGCCGACTACCAGGCGGCCGATGCCAAGCTCAACGCCGCCTATAAGAATATAATCAGCAGCAACGACCAAGCCTCGAACAAGCTGCTGCAGGCGGCGCAGCGCGCCTGGATCGCATTTCGCGATGCCGAATGCGCCTATTCGACCGCCGACAGCGAGGGCGGCTCCATCCACCCGATGGAGGTGTCGCAATGCCTGACGAAGCTTACCGACGAGCGCATCAAGCAGCTCACTTCCGGCGCCAACTGCAAGCTCAGCGATCCGAGTTGCGCCGGCTCGGACGCGGGCGACGACCAGGATATCCAGTAG
- the ykgO gene encoding type B 50S ribosomal protein L36, protein MKIKNSLKALKARHRDNRLVRRKGRIYIINKTAPRYKARQG, encoded by the coding sequence ATGAAGATCAAGAATTCGCTCAAGGCGCTCAAGGCGCGTCACCGCGACAACCGGCTGGTTCGCCGCAAGGGACGCATTTACATCATCAACAAGACCGCTCCGCGCTACAAGGCGCGCCAGGGCTGA
- a CDS encoding tetratricopeptide repeat protein — MRILFAFFAALLLSGTVLPAGAEEVPGALPPDTAPPAATPPPTAPTKQGRLDQLFTELKRERNEKAAERIAGRIWNEWNQSGSASIDLMMQWAQKATEDQKFDVALDFLDQVVTLQPDYAEGWNRRATVHFLMKNYGKSMADIDRTLQLEPRHFGALSGLAQIMTETGHKQSALEAWQKVLAIYPMMRSAQNQVSTLSEELAGEGI, encoded by the coding sequence ATGCGGATTCTTTTTGCATTTTTCGCCGCCCTTTTGCTTTCCGGCACGGTTTTGCCTGCGGGGGCTGAGGAGGTGCCGGGCGCGCTGCCTCCGGATACCGCGCCGCCGGCCGCCACGCCGCCGCCAACTGCCCCGACCAAGCAAGGCCGTCTCGACCAGCTCTTCACCGAGCTGAAGCGCGAGCGCAATGAGAAGGCGGCCGAGCGCATCGCCGGCCGCATCTGGAACGAGTGGAACCAGTCGGGCAGCGCCTCGATCGACCTGATGATGCAGTGGGCGCAAAAGGCGACGGAAGACCAGAAGTTCGACGTCGCCCTCGACTTCCTCGACCAGGTCGTGACCTTGCAGCCCGACTATGCCGAGGGCTGGAACCGCCGCGCCACCGTGCATTTCCTGATGAAGAACTACGGGAAGTCGATGGCCGACATCGACCGCACCTTGCAGCTCGAGCCGCGCCATTTCGGCGCGCTTTCGGGCCTCGCCCAGATCATGACCGAGACCGGCCACAAGCAGTCGGCGCTGGAAGCCTGGCAGAAGGTGCTGGCGATCTACCCGATGATGCGCAGCGCCCAGAACCAGGTCTCGACGCTCTCGGAAGAGCTGGCCGGCGAGGGAATTTGA
- a CDS encoding alpha/beta fold hydrolase: MNLTCAVLLFLVALLFALAGITRVGARSIERRSPPVGAFAEIRGARVHYVHVPAPAGADLPPVVFIHGASANLKDQMLPLKPLLEGRAEMLFLDRPGFGWSERGDNETLAAQADTIAALMDRLGIAKAVIVAHSFGGAITTAFARQHPDKTAGLVFVSAATHPWPGGATAWYYKLTVTPAIGWLFSETLAYPAGMLRIGDATACVFSPNKVPELYIGDASIPLVLRPSAFRANARDVAQLYDYVRAAAPSYREIKAPTIVISGDRDKVVYATIHSVGLKRDIPGAELIWVPNLGHKPDWIAPDLIVGAIQKVAGKDVDLQALARTVEGRIAGDAHNDGKCPDIKVPDAELAPG, from the coding sequence ATGAATCTCACCTGCGCCGTCCTCCTCTTCCTCGTTGCGCTCCTCTTTGCCCTGGCCGGCATCACCCGCGTCGGCGCCCGGTCGATCGAGCGCCGCAGCCCGCCCGTCGGCGCGTTCGCCGAGATCAGGGGCGCGCGCGTCCACTATGTCCATGTCCCGGCGCCGGCCGGCGCCGACCTGCCGCCGGTCGTGTTCATCCACGGCGCCAGCGCCAATCTGAAGGACCAGATGCTGCCGCTGAAGCCCTTGCTCGAAGGCCGCGCCGAGATGCTGTTCCTCGACCGTCCGGGTTTCGGCTGGTCGGAGCGCGGCGACAACGAAACGCTTGCCGCGCAGGCCGACACGATCGCCGCGCTGATGGACCGGCTCGGCATCGCAAAGGCCGTCATCGTCGCGCATTCCTTCGGCGGCGCGATCACCACGGCTTTCGCCCGCCAGCATCCAGACAAAACAGCCGGCCTCGTCTTCGTGTCAGCCGCCACGCATCCTTGGCCGGGCGGCGCGACCGCCTGGTATTACAAGCTCACCGTCACACCGGCGATCGGCTGGCTGTTTTCCGAAACGCTCGCTTATCCGGCCGGCATGCTGCGGATCGGCGATGCCACCGCTTGCGTCTTCTCGCCCAACAAAGTGCCGGAACTCTATATCGGCGACGCCTCGATCCCGCTGGTGCTCAGGCCATCCGCTTTCCGGGCGAATGCCCGCGACGTCGCCCAGCTCTACGACTATGTCCGCGCCGCCGCACCCTCATACCGCGAGATCAAGGCGCCGACCATCGTCATCTCGGGCGACCGCGACAAGGTGGTCTACGCCACGATCCATTCCGTTGGCCTGAAGCGCGACATTCCCGGCGCCGAATTGATCTGGGTCCCAAATCTCGGCCACAAGCCGGACTGGATCGCCCCTGACCTCATCGTTGGCGCAATCCAGAAAGTCGCAGGCAAAGATGTCGATCTGCAAGCGCTGGCCAGGACCGTGGAGGGCCGGATCGCCGGCGATGCCCACAACGACGGCAAATGCCCCGACATCAAAGTGCCCGACGCCGAGCTCGCGCCGGGCTGA